Genomic DNA from Candidatus Poribacteria bacterium:
ATCAGTCCAAGTGCGCCGTGGATCCGATACCAGACACCGTGTCCACGCATCTTCAGTCCCATAATTCGGACGACCGAGTTGTTGTCCATGCGGCAGAGGATGATCCCACCGGGATCTCCGCGTTGGACACTCAATTTTTCGGTGTCGTTTTCGGAACGGGGGATTGACAGCGCATTCACGCTCACCGGGTGGGTGTCGGTGATGAACATAATCGGTGCAAGCGCGTGAGAGCAGTAGTAGGTGGACGGGATCCAATTGCGCCAGTGATTCATCCCCGGCGATAATCGATTGTATCCTTGTGAATCGAAGGGGTGGTTGTACGTACTGTACCTCGCCGACCTCGTCGTTCTGGTAAAGGCGACGCATTTCCTGATTATAGGCAAAGTAAGGGTAATTTTCGGCGAACAGATAGATCTTGCCGGACTTATCCACCGCTCGCGCCAACGCCACGCCTTCCGCCGGCGTGCCACACGCCATCGTTTCACTCATCACATGCAGCCCCGCCTCAAGGGCTTTGACAGCGAAGGGAGCGTGCTGATGAAAGTAGTTCGCCAGCACAACGGCGTCCATATCGTGGGCGAGAAATTGATCGTAATCGGTGTAGGTCGTAACGTTTAACTTTTTCCCCGCCTCATGCAGCTTCGCCTCCCATGTATCGCAGAGTGCGACCAACTCCATACCAACAAAGGGAGCCCCCTGCGCGAAACTCATTCCGCGCCCGACCCCAACGACGCCAACGCGGATTCTGTTACCGTCTGTTTTCTGTGCCACGGACCTGCTCCTTTCGGTTATTTCCCCATTTGGGTGCTTTCACGAGTTTTTTCTCAACCCAAGTATTTTGGGCGACCACAAGGGTTGCTCCTACATTAGGTTAATTCCCGTAGGGGTTGGGTTTCCCAACCCGTTGAGGAAACCTCGCCCCTACGATTGGGCACCCATCGGTGAATGGAGGACATACCTCATGCCTACTACTATCAACTATGGTAAATTTTAGAATTACTTAGACACTCCCAATTCACAGCCAACCCCCTAAATCCCCCAACCCCCCTAGCCCCCCCCTAGCCCCCCTTATCAAGGGGGAAACCGTTATCAGGGGGACTTTGGAAACTTCGCGAAGGTCGGAGTTATTGGTAAATGTTTACTTATTTATCTAATTCACCATAAATTATCCTATGTTCGTCGGAGGACCTCTCCACTACGTTCCCCGGTCAATTCCCCATCTTTCAGCACTACTTTTCCATTGACGATGACATGCTGCATACCGACGGCGGTTTGGTTCGGTTCAAAGGTGGTGCCCTGATCCGCGAAGGTCTCTGGATCGAAAATTGCCACATCCGCGCACGCTCCCATCCGAAGGACGCCCCGATCGGTCAAACCGAGTCGGCTGGCTGGTAGCGATGTGATCCGGCGGATAGCCTCCTGTGGACTGAGCGTCTTTTTATCCCGCACAAAGTGCCGGTAGAACCAAGACGCCCATGTGTACGCCCCGTGGAACGATGTGCCTGCTAAAGGTCCGTCGGTCGCTAAGGCGGTGGCGTCGGAACCGACCATACAATTGGGATGCTCAAAGGCAATGCGGATATCCTCTTCCCGATAGGTGAAGGCAAGAATCATCAGGCTGTGGAGGTCGTCAATTTCAGAGAGGAGGAGGTTGTAGATAGCGTCAAACGGATCAACACCCATCAATTCGCTGATTTCAGCGATGCTCCTGCGAGAGAATTCGGGGTGCGCCTTGCCCTCAAAGAGGACAATGTTGTTCCAATCGCCTCGCGCCAGTGCGGTGATGATACTGGGATAGGTTTTCAGCTCTCGGCGGACGGCAGCTGATCGTCCAGCGCCCACGGCGGCAGGGCAGCGCTCAGATTGGTCGTTCCGAACAGTCGTGTGTGCATATCAAAACCGACATCGAACCCGCGATCCTGTGCTTCGTCAACCTGCCTGAGCGCGTCTTCGATTGCCCATCGCCCATCTTCAGCGAGCCGCGAGACGACGGAGATATGGGAGATCTGCAGAGGGAGGTTTGATGTCGCCCCGGTTCGGATTGCCTCCGCGATGGTTTCCTGCGCTTCTCCGTCCCGATTGCGGGTGTGGGTCGCATAGAATCCGTCGGCGTCAGATGCCACGCGACAGAGTTCGATGATCTCCGCTTCCGTACAATCTCTTTCGGGTCCGTATTCAAGCCCTGTGGAGAAACCGAACGCCCCTTCCTCTAGGCTTTGTGCCAACAGGCTTTTCATCTGCCTAAGTTCATTGGGGGTTGAAGGACGATCTACCAGTCCGGCGACAGCGAGGCGCAGGTTGCCGTTAGGGACGAGGGATGCGACGTTGACCGCCGGCTTTCCCGCTTCGAGCGCGTCGAGATATTCAGCCATCGTGCGCCAACCGATTTCATGCCCCTCTTGGTGTCCGTAGATGTTCATCTTCGCCAACTCTGGATCGCCGATAGGCGCGCATCCGTGACCGCAGTTGCCGACAATCTCAAGGGTTACACCTTGGGTTATTGAACTCATCGCCCGTGGATCGAGGATTAGCGTAAAATCAGAGTGACTGTGGATATCAATGAAGCCGGGCGCGACAAAGAGACCTTGGGCGTCTATACACGGGATACCCGCCTGTTTTTCGATTGTCCCAACCCCGAGGATTCTGCCATCTTTAATCGCCACGTCCGCACGGAAAGGTGGGGCTGTCGTCCCGTCAATAACAGTCCCATCTGTACCTCCCCTATCTCGCAGTCCAGCCCAAATCTATCGCCCAGTCCGCGCCGGTGATAGCGCCGGCAATATCAGAGCAGAGGTAAACGACAAGCGCGGCAACCTCCTCCGGCGTGATGAGTCGCTTGACGGCAGCGGGTTCTAGCATGACCTGTTCGACGACCGCCTCCATCGAAATTCCGCGTGTCCGCGCTTGATCGGCAATTTGGCTCTCAACCAGCGGTGTGCGGACATACGCCGGACAGATGGCGTTGACGGTGATACCGTGTTCGCCGCCCTCCAGTGCTGCTGTCCGCGTGAAGCCGATGAGACCGTGTTTGGCTGTTATGTAGGCACTCTTGAAAGGCGAAGCGACCCGTCCGTGAATGGAGGAGATGTTGACGATCCGACCCCATTCACGAGTTTTCATCGAACCCCAGACGTATTTGGTCAGTAAGAAAGGTGCGGTGAGCATCACCCCCAACATTTTGTCCCACGTGTCTTCGGGAAAGACCTCAATCGGATCAATATGCTGGAAACCTGCGTTATTGATCAGAATGTGAACCCCACCGTAGTGAGATAGTGTCTCGTCTACAAGGCGTTCGCAGTCTGCCCGCTGCGAAAGATCCATCCTCACGAAATGGCCACCGATCGTGTCCGCAAACTCCTTTCCTGCTGCCTCGTTCAGATCAGCAACGACCACTCGATCTCCACCATTCGCAAGCCCTTCGGCGATGGCTTTACCGATGCCACTTGCCCCGCCGGTGACAATAGCAATTCGTTGGCTCATTTTTTTCCCTCGCTATTGTTGACTAATTCTAATATGATAACGCAAGTTGCTAGGGTGTGTCGACATTTTATTGTCACCGATTTAGGGTTATTTATGGTATATTTTAGAATTACTTAGACACTCCCAATGCACAGCTAACCCCCTAAATCCCCCAACCCCCCTAGCCCCCCTTATCAAGGGGGAAACCGTTATCAGGGGGACTTTGGAAACTTCACGAAGGTCGGAGTTATTGGTAAATGTCCACTTATTTCTCTAATTCACCATAATTCTCCGATATTAACCTTTGGTGCCAGTTAGCGAGAAAGTCGTTTCCGCATTGTTCAAGAGTTCATTGGTTCATTAATTGGTTGGTTCGCTCATTCTTCTTACGTTCCACCCTTCAAATACACATGTCGCCCCGCTGGGGCTTTAGGATATTTGCTTATCCTTGTGCTATAAACATGTCGCCCCGCTGGGGCTAAATGAACCGCTGAACCAACTGCGTAAATCCTATAATATTTTAACAGTTGGGTACGCAAATATTTGTCAAGAATACAGGCTGGAAGGATGGAAATTGGAAGGTAGCAAGGAGGGAATGAGGGATTCCCCTTACTTCATAACCCCTACCTTTAAGATTGGGACTTATGCGCCACGCCAGATGAAAACGTCAGCGGGAAATAGATGTATAGGGCAAGTTAGGTTGAAGGTCAAAAAAGGAATCACTATCGGTGTAAGTAAAAAGGGATTTCCCAATACTGGATTGTTAGCTGCCAAGCGACGTGCTCGTTGATGTCATACTGTTAGGTTTTTGCCAGAACATATCAGCGCGTTGTCGAATTTCATGCCAAGGACCGGTGATTGCCAGCGTAATCCCAGGACTCTGGATATTCACAAAAAGCGTTGTGCCATCCGGTGAGAATGTCGCACCCGCGAATTCTGATAGATTGCCAGCGTTTCGAGCAAACCGGTAGAGGTTTCCTTCGGGTGTTACGCCAATTAGGAATTCCTCGTTTGGGCCATCCTCACAGATGATTAAATCCCCCCAAGGTGTGACCGTCACATTATCAGCATTCTCCATGAGATTGCTGTCGTTCGGCTCAATAAAGAGTTGAAGCGTGCCGGGTTGTTGCTCCTCACGGCTTGTGCCTTCATAGGGACTTGGCATGTATTTCCAGATCTGTCCTTTGCGTTTTATACCGCCATTTGTGCAGGCGATATAGAATTCCCCCCTGTCGGAGTCACCACCGTACCATATCCCTTCGCCCCGAGCGAACTTCGCCGCACCTTTACCTTCAGTACCTTGTACGCGGAGGTCATCATCCGGTGATTCCACGTTCTCAATATCTACCCATTCAACGTCAAGTGTTTCTCCCACCGGCATCGGACTATATGTCCACCGGAAAACTTGTTGCCTCCTGTTTCGCCAGTTTCGGGTGTCTACACTCTTGATGTCGCGAATTTTCAATGCCTGAAGTTTGCCACCAGCGGCGAGTTCACCCGGCTTCTCCGGGATAAACCGATAGATTAAACCATCCGATCTGTCTTCGGTTTGATAGACAATCCCACTTTTGGGATCGACAGCGACCGCTTCATGATTGAAGCGCCCCATCGCTTTCAACGGAATCGGGTCGGCTAATTCTATGTCAGCAGAAGCCGGCACCTCAAAATTGTACCCGTGCTCCACCTCGTACGTTTCCTCTGCCTTCTGAATGGTTTCTTCACAAGTAATCCACGTATTCCAAGGCGTGAGACCGCCCGCACAATTCCGGATCGTTCCCGTCAGACTTAGGAAATGTTTCTCCAATGTCTGTGTTTGCGTGTCATAGACCAGCGTCGTCGTCCCACCGAGACACGGTAGTTCACCGGATCCAGCGTCATAAAATTTGTCAATAGCAGCAGGTTCAATCTTTTCGTTATTCCATCCAAAGGGTCCAACAGTTTTGGCAGTAGCCTGCAATTCGTGATTTCGGACGAGGAGAGTTTTGCCGTTAGGTCCCGGAAATGCTGCCATGCCATCGTGTCCGCCCGGCACCCAAAGTCCATCGTCCATCTGTTCGCCTGTTCTAGAAAACGCGTGGGCAATAAACCCTTCGGGGAGGTCAAGGAGTTGGTTTGCACTCGGCGCGAACAGGAAAGGATCAGGTCTAAAGCCCGGCACCTTTTGAATCAACGCCCGGCTACACCCTAAAAATCCGAGACTGAC
This window encodes:
- a CDS encoding Gfo/Idh/MocA family oxidoreductase, which produces MAQKTDGNRIRVGVVGVGRGMSFAQGAPFVGMELVALCDTWEAKLHEAGKKLNVTTYTDYDQFLAHDMDAVVLANYFHQHAPFAVKALEAGLHVMSETMACGTPAEGVALARAVDKSGKIYLFAENYPYFAYNQEMRRLYQNDEVGEVQYVQPPLRFTRIQSIIAGDESLAQLDPVHLLLLSRACTDYVHHRHPPGERECAVNPPFRKRHRKIECPTRRSRWDHPLPHGQQLGRPNYGTEDAWTRCLVSDPRRTWTD
- a CDS encoding 3-hydroxybutyrate dehydrogenase, which codes for MSQRIAIVTGGASGIGKAIAEGLANGGDRVVVADLNEAAGKEFADTIGGHFVRMDLSQRADCERLVDETLSHYGGVHILINNAGFQHIDPIEVFPEDTWDKMLGVMLTAPFLLTKYVWGSMKTREWGRIVNISSIHGRVASPFKSAYITAKHGLIGFTRTAALEGGEHGITVNAICPAYVRTPLVESQIADQARTRGISMEAVVEQVMLEPAAVKRLITPEEVAALVVYLCSDIAGAITGADWAIDLGWTAR
- a CDS encoding DUF839 domain-containing protein, with translation MKNKLSRRQFLRAGAIGTVSAAVSLGFLGCSRALIQKVPGFRPDPFLFAPSANQLLDLPEGFIAHAFSRTGEQMDDGLWVPGGHDGMAAFPGPNGKTLLVRNHELQATAKTVGPFGWNNEKIEPAAIDKFYDAGSGELPCLGGTTTLVYDTQTQTLEKHFLSLTGTIRNCAGGLTPWNTWITCEETIQKAEETYEVEHGYNFEVPASADIELADPIPLKAMGRFNHEAVAVDPKSGIVYQTEDRSDGLIYRFIPEKPGELAAGGKLQALKIRDIKSVDTRNWRNRRQQVFRWTYSPMPVGETLDVEWVDIENVESPDDDLRVQGTEGKGAAKFARGEGIWYGGDSDRGEFYIACTNGGIKRKGQIWKYMPSPYEGTSREEQQPGTLQLFIEPNDSNLMENADNVTVTPWGDLIICEDGPNEEFLIGVTPEGNLYRFARNAGNLSEFAGATFSPDGTTLFVNIQSPGITLAITGPWHEIRQRADMFWQKPNSMTSTSTSLGS